The genomic stretch ATCCCAATTTAGATAGTAATATAATTCCGGGTATATGCTCTTAACTAATTTTAAGTCTTCACTAAAATTAGGGCTGTCTTTTAGCATTTTTACTATATATTTCCTCTCGACAAAGGTTATGTCAGTTAAATATTTAAGTTTCCCTTTAGTTGTAAGCCTGTTCAGGGAGTCTAATTTTTCCCCTATTTTGTTCTCAATTGAACCAAGCAGTTCTTCCAAATCTTCGTGTAAAATTTCTAAAAGCTTCTTTCTCTCTGCAAAAAATTCTTCTTTAGGGTTACCCTCGAATATCCCAAACCAAACCAAACCAATTAAGGCCTTATCATCAAAATGATTAAGTTTACTGAACACTTTAAGGAGATAACTATTCTTTACTTTTTCATAGTGCAATAAAAAATTCTTTAATAACCATCTATCAAAGTTATCTTTATAATCCATATACAATCTTAGATAATTTTCAATTTCTAAATTTTCTAAAGAATTCAAATTGAAGTGCTTTAAAAATATGTTTTCCAAATTTAGATTTTTAACATCCCACGACATTATCTCTTTCAGCAATTTTTTCCAAAAACTACTTTCGTTATCCTCAAATTCAACAGAAATTTTAGCATTAAAAAAAATCTCTAAATATTCTTTTTGATTTGATATAGTTTTTAAATCAAACAGGGCATCTGGTAAAAAATTTCTATAAAAATAAGTCAATGATTCTGAAGAAGAAAC from Caldisericota bacterium encodes the following:
- the pglZ gene encoding BREX-4 system phosphatase PglZ; this encodes MKLNSLEELYEEIERDKKTNAPSARRYPARFVFLCSFKSLRNLVSYLKNKGINLMELTTYLPKEDGWLTSNDIINAVKNIKQDTILVPLSEILRFFNREDFFVVIKSLSELENKDNLRLYIPFIGLLERFEKDFWDNFYRKGNWAPIWILNEPIEKTTIYQISFNLMNITDRKLVSNSKEWLDLWKKSDTTEIVSSSESLTYFYRNFLPDALFDLKTISNQKEYLEIFFNAKISVEFEDNESSFWKKLLKEIMSWDVKNLNLENIFLKHFNLNSLENLEIENYLRLYMDYKDNFDRWLLKNFLLHYEKVKNSYLLKVFSKLNHFDDKALIGLVWFGIFEGNPKEEFFAERKKLLEILHEDLEELLGSIENKIGEKLDSLNRLTTKGKLKYLTDITFVERKYIVKMLKDSPNFSEDLKLVKSIYPELYYYLNWD